In the genome of Nycticebus coucang isolate mNycCou1 chromosome 12, mNycCou1.pri, whole genome shotgun sequence, one region contains:
- the CLN3 gene encoding battenin produces MGGRAGARRRLSDSEGEDTAPEPQTPLLDRQGTHWKNAVGFWLLGLCNNFSYVVMLSAAHDILSQERSPGNQSHVHPSPAPIPHNSSSRFDCNPVSTAAVLLADILPTFVIKLVAPLGLHLLPYSPRVLVSGLSAAGSFILVAFSHSVGTSLCGVVLASISSGLGEVTFLSLTAFYPRAVISWWSSGTGGAGLLGALSYLGLTQVGLSPRHTLLSMLGIPILLLASYFLLLTSPEPQDPGGEEEAETAARQPLIGTEAPELKTGSSSGLSLQERWTVFKSLLKYVVPLVLVYFAEYFINQGLFELLFFRNISLNHAQQYRWYQMLYQAGVFASRSSLSCCRIRYIWALAVLQCFNLAFLLADMWFSFLPSIYLVFLIILYEGFLGGAAYVNTFHNIALETSDEHREFAMEAACISDTLGISLSGLLALPLHNFLCHLS; encoded by the exons ATGGGAGGACGTGCCGGCGCTCGGAGGCGCCTTTCAGATTCCGAGG GGGAGGACACCGCCCCGGAGCCCCAGACCCCTCTGTTAGACCGTCAAGGCACCCATTGGAAGAACGCCGTGGGCTTCTG GCTGCTGGGCCTTTGCAACAACTTCTCTTATGTGGTGATGCTAAGCGCTGCCCATGACATCCTTAGCCAGGAAAGGTCACCTGGGAATCAGAGCCAT GTGCACCCAAGCCCAGCACCCATCCCCCACAATAGCTCATCTCGATTTGACTGCAACCCTGTCTCCACAGCT GCGGTGCTCCTGGCAGACATCCTTCCCACCTTCGTCATCAAATTAGTGGCTCCTCTTGGCCTACATCTGCTGCCCTACAG CCCTCGGGTTCTCGTGAGTGGGCTTTCTGCTGCCGGGAGCTTCATCCTGGTTGCCTTTTCTCATTCAGTGGGGACCAGCTTGTGTG GTGTAGTCTTGGCTAGCATCTCCTCAGGCCTGGGGGAGGTCACCTTCCTCTCACTCACTGCCTTCTATCCCAG GGCTGTGATCTCCTGGTGGTCCTCAGGTACTGGAGGCGCAGGGCTGCTGGGGGCACTGTCCTATCTGGGCCTCACCCAGGTTGGCCTCTCCCCCCGGCACACCCTGCTGTCCATGCTGGGTATTCCCATCCTGCTGCTGGCCAG CTATTTCTTGCTGCTCACATCTCCTGAGCCCCAGGACCCTGGAGGGGAAGAAGAGGCAGAGACAGCAGCTCGGCAGCCCCTGATAGGCACCGAGGCCCCAGAGTTGAAGACAG GCTCCAGCTCGGGCCTCTCCCTTCAGGAAAGGTGGACTGTGTTCAAG AGCCTGCTCAAATACGTCGTCCCCTTGGTCCTGGTTTACTTTGCTGAATATTTCATCAACCAGGGACTT TTCGAGCTCCTCTTTTTCCGGAATATATCCCTGAATCACGCTCAGCAGTACCGCTG GTACCAGATGCTGTACCAGGCTGGTGTCTTTGCCTCCCGCTCTTCCCTCTCCTGCTGTCGCATCCGTTACATCTGGGCCCTGGCAGTGCTGCAG TGCTTCAACCTGGCCTTCCTGCTGGCGGACATGTGGTTCAGCTTTCTACCCAGCATCTACCTCGTTTTCCTGATCATTCTGTATGAGGGGTTCCTGGGGGGTGCAGCCTACGTAAACACCTTCCACAACATTGCCCTGGAG ACCAGTGATGAACACCGGGAATTTGCCATGGAAGCTGCCTGTATCTCCGACACCTTAGGGATCTCCCTGTCGGGGCTCTTGGCCTTGCCTCTACACAACTTCCTCTGCCATCTCTCCTGA